TGCGTCGCTCGGCCTGTCGAATGCGGCAAGTTGCAGCAACAGCGGCTTCACCGGCCTTGCCAATTGCAGCGCCGATGGCGAGGTCGACCTGGAATCGAGCATCCTCGTCGGCGACCGCATGTACTTCGCGGGATCGCACTCCAACAACAAGAATGGCCGCTCGCGCCCCGACCGCTGGCGCTTCTTCGGCGTCGATGCAGCCAGCGGCAGCGTGACCGGCTACTACCAATGGCTGCGAGAGGATCTGCGCACCTGGGATGCGGGCAACGCCCACGGGCTGGGCGCGAACTATCTGGGATTGGTTTCCAGCTCGGATGGAGGCGACAAGAACCCGCTCAAGGCCCCCGAGACCGACACGCTGTCGGGCTTCTCGATCGAAGGCAGCACGACCAGCCCCGACGACGGCCAGCTCTGGCTGGGTTTTCGCGCACCGCTGGTCAGCGCGCCCGGCCAGCCTGCCGTCACGTCCGATGTGGCCACCAACCGCACGCACGCGCTCATCATTCCCGTGGGCAACTACGCGGGCATGCTCGGCGCGAGCGGCGGCACCAAGGGCTCGGCGCAGATCGCCGCGCCGATTCGCCTGGACCTCGGCGGACGCGGCATCCGCGAGATCCGCAAGAACGCGAATGGTGACTACCTGATCATCGCCGGTCCGCCGAACGGCGCCAACGGCACGGCACCGCGCGACTTCCGCCTGTTCTCGTGGGATGGCCGCGTGAGCAGCAACGGCTTGGCGCTCAATGTGCGCGTACTCGCCGCCGATGTGGCCGCGTTCACGCCGCCGAAAACCGCCTGCTCCGCCGAAGGCATCGCCACCCTGCCCGCGCAGTTGGCGCAAGGCGGTGCAGCCACCATCATCAGCGACTGCGGCGACGCGGACTTCTACGGCGACGGCAGCGCAGCCAAGGACCTCGCCTTTGCAGCATGGAAGAAATTTCGCAGCGACAGCGTGAGCATCGCCGCCCTTCCGTCCGTCACATGGACCCACACGGCCAGCGCCACCAGCAGCGCCGATTTCTCGGCACAAAGCGCGCAGGCAGGCACGCTGTACGCCATCGTCCTCGCCGCCAACGCGCCCGCGCCGAGCTGGGAACAGGTGAAGGCGGGCCGCGATTCCACCGATCAAGCGGCTTTGTGGAGCAGCCCCGGCACGGCCCTCACAGCCAATCAGCCCGCCAAGCTGCAGGCGAGCGGGCTGGCGACCGACTCGGCCTATGTCGCCTACAGCGTGATCGTTGCCGCCGATGGCTCGGCCAGTCTGGTCGCCAAAACCGAGTTCCGCACGGGCGCAGTCGTCGTGGTCACGCCGACCATCCAGTTCGCCGAGCAGCCCAACCGCACCTTGGGCAGCGCGCCCATCACCGTATCGGCCACCGGCAATGCGTCCAACAACCCGGTGCAGTTCGCCAGCCGCACGGAGGCCGTCTGCAAGACCGGCGGAGCGCAGGGCGCAACCGTCACGCTGCTGACCAAGGGAGTCTGCACGCTGCGCGCAACGCAGGATGGCGCGAACGGCTCGCCCGACGCCACGCCCGTGGAGCGCAGCTTCCAGATCGAACTGCCCGCCACCACCGGCAACACCTTGCCCGGCGGCGATGGCAGCAGCGGCTCAGTGAGCGGCAACGGCTGGCAGTTCGCGGGCAACTCGGCGGGTTCGGCGCCCAGCGCCTCCCTGCCGCCTTTGCCAACGGGCTATCGCTTTGTGCTGCCTTCGGGCTTCAGCTTTGTGCTCGCGGGCGGTACTGCGAATGGCCCAGCCAATGTCACCTGGCAATGGCCGCAAGCCGCGCCCAGCGGAGCGATGCTGTGGAAATTCGGCCCGACCCAAGCCAACCCGACACCGCACTGGTACGACGTGAAGGGCCAACTCAACGGCGCGCGCACCAGCGGCAGCTTTGCGATCACCGATGGCGGCGACGGCGATGAGGACCAGCGTGCCAACGGCGTGATCGTCGATCCGGTGTTCCTGGTGGCACCCTCAGCGGTAGTGGAGCCCACCCACACCACCGCCGTCCCCACGCTGTCCGACATCGGCAAGGCCTTGCTCGCACTGGCGCTGGCAGGCGCAGCCGCCCTGAACATGCGCCGTCGCAGGTCGTGAAACGCACGGGGACAGCACGTCCCCGGATTCACACAACGACGCCAAGAAGTGGTCAGGCGGTTCGAATCACCAGCCACAACGGCAAGACGGGGTCTGAGACGAGGCGCTGCCGACGCAGACAGTACTTCGGTACGGCAAGAAGGCACAACGAAGGATCAGACCCCGTATTGCCGCCCTTGCACGACTAACCAATCAAAGCCGCAGGCTTTGCAGTTCCGAAAAGAGCAAAACCGAAAGCAAAAAGGCCCGCAGATGAAAGTCTGCGGGCCTTTGCATTTGGTGAAAACCAAACTCAGAGCTTGGGAATCTTGATGCGGCTGATCATCAGGGAGCCGGACAGCGCAAAGATCAACACCAGCGGATGCAGCGTGAACCCGGCAATGATCACCTTGCCGAACCACAGATGCTCGCGCACCGCGCCCATCGAGGCGGCAATCCCCATCAGCAGCACCAGCACGAACGAAGTCGGGATGGGAGTGCCTTCAAAGAACTTGACCTTGCCCGTGCCTTCGGACATGACTTCGGCGGTCACGTTGTAGCGCGCCAGACGCGAGACGCCGCAGGCCACGAAGAAGGCCAGCAGGATGCGGTCGTACAGCCCCTGCATGCCGCAGGCATAAGCGATGATGGCGGGCGCCACGCCGAACGAGATCACGTCGGCCAGCGAATCCAGCTCGCGCCCCATCGCGGACGATTTCTGACGCCAGCGTGCGATGCGGCCATCGAGCACGTCGAACACCAGAGCGGCAAAAACCAGCGCGGCGGCGAAATAGATATGCCGCACATCGCCGGTTTCCAGAAAAGACATTGCCGAAAACAGGGCTCCCACCCCACTGACGGCATTTCCCAGCGTGAACCAGTCCGCGAGGTGAAACTCGCGGATCATCGAGAAACGTTTTGGACGATCGGTCATCTTCCTATTATGAAGCTTTACAACCTCGCCCAGCCAACTAGCTTGTGCGGCCGTCTTGAGATGCTCACTTTTTAAGCATCCCGACGCCCGGACTCACTGGAATTTCGGCGCACGCTTCTCGATAAAAGCCGTGACGGCTTCACGGTGATCGTCCGTTTTGTGCGCAATCGCCTGAAAGCCTGCCGACATTTCGAGCAGCGAGGCCAGCGACGCCAACTGGCCTTCGCGCAGCAGGCGCTTGGTCATGCGCATGACCGCGCCGGGGTTGGCGGCGATCTTGGCGGCGAGCTTGTTTGCTTCGGCCAGCAGTTGATCGGCAGGCACGACGCGCGAGACCAGACCGCAGGCCAGCGCTTCCTGCGCGTTGATCGCCTCGCCGGTGAACGCCATTTCGGACGCCTTGGCCAAGCCCACCGCGCGCGGCAGCAGCCAGGCACCACCGTCGCCGGGGACGATGCCCACGCGCACAAAGCTCTCGGCGAAGGTGGCGTTGTCGGCGGCGATGCGGATGTCGCACATGCAGGTCAGGTCCAGCCCCGCGCCGATGGCCGGGCCGTTGACCGCGCAGATCACCGGCACGTCGAGCTGGTACATGGCGTTGGGAATGCGCTGGATGCCCTGGCGGTACTCCTCGCGGATCATGTCAGGCGTGAGCGCGTCGTCGAAGAAGCGTTTCATGTCCTTGACGTTGCCGCCGGAGCTGAAGATCGGGCCCGCGCCGGTCAGGATGATGACCTTCACGCTCGGGTCGCGGCGCACGTCGTCGCAGAGTTTTTCGAACTCGTCCACCGCGGTGTTGCCGGTGAGGGCGTTGCGGGTTTCGGGTTGGTTCATGGTGACGGTGAGGATGGCGCCGTCTTGTGTTGTCTGCAGGAATGGCATTTTGTTTGTCTCCTTGCGGTGGTGGGTTCTTTGGTACTTTTCAGTACCTGCTCGGTTGTTGATTGTGGATGCCGGGACTGCCCCCGGCGGGGCAATCACTTTTTGCTTGCGCGCAAAAAGCAATCAAAAACGCGCTTTGAAGTCATCCGGCAGAACTCGCTTCGTTCCTTCGTCACTCCGCTCGGACAACCGCCGGAAGTCAGATTGGAAGAGATATTTTCGGCACTTCGCGTTGCTCGTGCCTTGCGCCCGACTTCGGGCGCAATTTTTGGGCACGCTTGCTGCCGTTCTTATGCTGTCTCCACGTCAGTGATGTTGCGGATCACGTCGAGTGTCATGCCGTTGGCGTTGAGCAGTGCTTCACCTGCCACGTTGTGCCAGTAGCTTTCGCTGCCTGCGGTCTGCCTCCATGCGTGCAAGCGGCGGGTGAAGAGTTGCAGGTCATATTCTTCCGTGAAGCCGATGGCGCCGTGGATGGCGTGTGCGGTTTCCGACACTGCCAGCGCGGCTTGGCTGCAGCGGGCCTTGGCGGTGGCGACGCGTAGGCGGTCGGGCGTGGTGCCGTCGCCGCTGCAGCCGAGTTGGGCGGCCATGCGGGCGGCGAAGACATGTTCGCTCATCACGGCGAGTTGGTGCTGGATGGCCTGGAACTTGCCGATGGGGCGGCCAAACTGTTGGCGCTCGTTGGCGTATTGCAGCGTGCGGTCGAAGACGGATTTCAAAGCGCCTGCCATTTGCGCGGCGACGACTGCGGCCTGCGCGGTGCGCAGGTCGGTGGTCGATGGCACGACGGGTGCTGCCTGCCATTGCGCGGCGGTCCATTGCACGCCTGCGTCCAGTGCCAAGGCTTGTGGCGTCAGTTGCGCGCCGTTCAGGTTCAACAGACGGCATTCGCCATCGACTTCGAGCAGCACGGATTGCGCGACGCGGGCGTTGCGCACGAGGGCGGCGTTGACGTTGTCGCCCACACGCACGCCGCGCGCCAGCACGATGCGGCCTTCGGGCTTGTCCACGTTGGCAGCGGCGAGCATGGCGCGCGCCAGCATGGTGTCGGCCAGCGGCAGGGGCAGCGCGTGTGCGCCGCATTGCTCCAGCACGCCGAAGACCGCGCCGAGGCCGAGGCTTGCGCCGCCCTGCTCTTCGGGCAGCATGGCGTCCGCGAGGCCGGTGGCTTCGAGTTGGGCCCACAGCGCGGCGGTTTCGGGCGCGGCGTTGCCGTGTTCTTCGATGGCACGCACGACGTTGGGCGTGCATTGGTCGGCGAGCACCTGGCGTGCTGCGTCGGCGAACAGATCGTTGTCCGTATTGCTCATTGCTTTGTCTCCTCTTCGATCAACGCAGACCCAGACCACGCGCGATCATGCCGCGCAGGATGTCGCGCGTGCCGCCGCGCAGCGAGAACGAGGGCGAGGCCTCGGTCACGTATTTCAGCGTCATCAGCAGCTCCACCGGCACGTCTTCCGCGTCGCGCGAGAACAGGTCTTCGGCGATGGCGGCGGGGATGAATTGCTCCAGCGTCGTGCCCAGTTCCTTGACCAGCGCGGCTTCCACGATGGGACTTTCGCCGCGGGTGAGCTTTTCCTGCACCGACACCGACATGGCGCGCAGCGGTGCCAATTCCGTCAACACGCGACCCGCGAGTTGCTGTGCCGATGGCGAGCGGCCTTGCGGCGTGCGCACGTAATCGAGCCACTGATCGAACAGCACGATGGACGAGAACAGGCGCTCCGGTCCGCTGCGCTCGAACGCGAGTTCGGCGGTGACCTGCTCCCAGCCCTGACCTTCCGCGCCGATCAGCGCATCGGAGCCGAGCTGCACGTTCTCGAAGAACACTTCGCAGAAATGGCTGTCGCCGGACAAGTCCTGAATCGGCCGCACGGTCACGCCCGGCAGCGACAGATCGACGATCACCTGCGACAGGCCCTTGTGGCGGTCTTCGCTCGTGCCCGAGGTGCGCACCAGCGCAATCATGTATTGGCAGTGGTGTGCGTTGGTGGTCCAGATCTTCTGGCCGTTGAGCAGAAAACCTTTCTCATTCGGAACGGCCTTGGTGCGCACGCTGGCGAGGTCCGAGCCGGAATTGGGCTCGCTCATGCCGATGCAGAAGAACGCCTCGCCCTTGCAGACCTTGGGGATGTAGAACTGCTTTTGCGCTTCGGTGCCGTATTTCAGGATCAGCGGCGCGCTCTGGCGATCGGCAATCCAGTGCGAGCCCACGGGCGCGCCGAAGTTGAGAAATTCCTCGACCAGCACATAGCGCGTGAAGGCGCTGCGCCCACCGCCGCCGTATTCCTTGGGCAGCGTGACGCCCAGCCAGCCCTTGGCACCGAGCTTGTGGCTGAATTCGCCGTTGTAGCCGCCCCAGGAACGCGCGCGGATATGCGCGGGCATGTCACGCGTGGCTTCGGCGAGGAAGGCGCGCACTTCGCTGCGCAGCGCCTCGTCGGCGGCGGGAATGCGCGTGAGGCTCAATGAACCCAGACTGCTGTTGCTGCTCATGCGAGAACTCCCTTGTCTTTCAGTGCGGTGATCTGTGCTTCGGTCATCTGGAGATGGCGCGCGAGCACGTCGTCGGTGTGCGCGCCCAGCTCGGGGGGCGAGGTGCGGTAGCTGACCGGCGTGTCCGACAGACGGATGGGACTCGCGACGATGGGCACGTCGCCCGCCTTCGCGTGTTCCATGGACAGTTGCATGCCGCGTGCGCGCACCTGCGGATCGTCGAACACGTCGCGCACGGTGTTGATCGGGCCGCAGGGCACGGCGTGCTGCTCCAGCAGCGCGACCCAATCCTTGGTGGTCTGGCTCACGGTGATCTGGCGGATGCGCTCGATCAGCTCCACCCGGTTGGCCAACCGCGCAGAGTTGGTCTGAAAGCGCGCGTCCTGCGCCCATTCGGCAACGCCCGCTGCGTTGCAGAAACGCGCGAACTGGCCATCGTTGCCAATCGCGAGAATCATGTGACCGTCGGCCGTCGGAAAGTCCTGATACGGCACGGTGTTCGGGTGCGCATTGCCCATGCGCTGCGGCAGGTTGCCGCTGTAGAGATAGTTCATGCCCTGATTGGCAAGGCAGGCCACCTGCACGTCGAGCAGCGCCAGATCGATGTGCTGGCCGCGCCCGGTGTGCTCGCGCGCCTGCAGCGCCGCGAGAATCGCCGTGCTCGCATACAGCCCCGTGAGGATGTCGGTGAGCGCCACGCCCACCTTCACCGGGCCGCCGCCGGGCTCGCCATCGGGCTTGCCTGTGATGCTCATGAGCCCGCCCATGCCTTGGATCAGAAAGTCGTAGCCCGCGCGATGCGCGTAGGGCCCGCTGTGGCCGAAGCCGGTGATCGAGCAGTAGACCAGACGCGGGTTGAGCGCCGACAGCGTCTCGTAGTCGAGCCCGTACTGCGCGAGGCCGCCGGTCTTGAAATTCTCGACCAGCACATCGCACTGCGCCGCCAGATCGCGCACGATCTGCGGACCTTCGGGCTGGGTGATGTCCACCGCGACCGACTGCTTGTTGCGGTTGGCGCACATGTAATAGGCCGACTCGCGCGTGCGCTGACCGTCCTTGTCCTGCACGAACGGCGGGCCCCAGGCGCGGGTGTCGTCGCCGATGTCGGGGCGCTCGATCTTGATGATTTCCGCGCCCAGATCGCCGAGCGTCTGCGCAGCCCAGGGGCCTGCCAGAACGCGCGACAGATCGAGCACCTTCACGTGTTTCAAGGCACCGTGGTTGCTGCTGTTCGTGCTCATTGCAGCGGAACCTTGGCCTGCACCACGATGCGCTTCCACAGCGCGATCTCGTTCTTCTGGAACTCACGCATCTGCTGCGGGCCGCCGGTCATCGGGATCGCGCCGATGCGCTCGTAGAAAGCGCGGGTTTCGTCCATCCTGGAGATCTGCGTGAGCAGCTCGGCCAGCTTGGCGGTTTCCGCTGCGGGCGTCTTGGCGCTCACCATCGCGCCCACCCAGGTGTAGGCCTCGAAGCCGGGCAGACCGGCCTCGGTGAATGTCGGCACATCGGGCGAGGTGCCCACGCGCTTGTCGGATGCCACGGCAAACACCTTCACGCGGCCGCCCTTGGCGAGCTCCTGCACGGCGGTGACTTCGGCGAATGTGAAATCCACCGTGCCGCTGGCGACGGCGGTGGTGGTCTCGCCCGCGCCCTTGAAGGGAACGTGCACGGTCTGCACCTTGGCGACGTCGTTGAGCAGCTCGCCCATGAGCTGGTAACCGGCCGAGCCCGCACCGAAATTCACCTTGCCGGGGTTGGCCTTGGCATAGGCGAGCAAGCCCTTCAAATCCTGATATGGAGCGCTCGGGGCCACGGCCAGCATGGCGGGCGAGCGCATCATCATGGTCAGCGGCGAGAAGTCGGCGACTGGGTCATACGGCAGTTGCTTGAACAGCGCCGCATTCACCGCGAGCGTGGAGTTGCTGCCGATGAACACCGTGTAGCCATCGGCCGGGGCGGACAGCACCTGCTTGACGGCCATGAAGCCGTTCGCGCCGGGCTTGTTTTCCACAACCACGGCCTGGCCGGTCAGGTCCTGCAGCTTCTTGGCGAAGTAGCGCGCCGAAGTGTCCGTGCCGCTGCCGGGGCCAAACGGCACGACGAACTTGATCGTCTTGGAGGGAAAACTGTCGGCGTGCGCGAAGGGCGCACCCACGGCGGAAAGCGCCAGCAAATTGGCAGCGGCGAGCGTGCGCAGGGCGGACCTGCGGGTCTTCAATGGCATGTCTTGTCTCCTTGGAAGACTCTGGCTTCCGACTGGGCCTGTGTGTGTTCAGCCCGAACTTGATTCAACTGGAGCCCCCACTCTAGGATTCACGCACTACGCTGTCTAATATTACTTTTTTCAAAATCGATACTGATTTAGTATTGATCCATGAATCTCCGCCAGCTCCGCCAATTCGTCACGCTTGCCGAGACCGGCAATTTCCACCGCGCGGCCGAACAGTTGCACATGGCGCAGCCGCCGCTGTCGGTGTCGATCCGCAAGCTGGAGGAGGAACTGGGCAGCCCGTTGTTCGAGCGCACCTCGTCCGGTGTGCTGCTCACGGCCGCTGGCGAGGCCATGCTGTGCGACGCGCGCACCACGCTGCTGCACGCCGAGCGCTGCCGCCACGCGGTGCAGGACACGCGCTCGGGCGACGGCGGGCTGGTGCGCCTTGGCATCATCGGCTCGGCCACCTATGCGCTGCTGCCGGAGCTGATTCCGTCACTGCGCGCACGCTATCCCAAGATCGAGCTGGAGCTGAGCGAGGCCACCTCGTCCGAGATTCTGGAAGGACTGGTCACGCGCCGCTTCGACGCGGGCCTGCTGCGCTACCCGGTTCTGAATCCGAGCGGCTTCGAGATCCTGCCGCTGGATCGTGACGACTTCGTGCTGGCCGTCTCGGAGAAAAGCCCGCTGGCCGAGCGCGATGCGATCGCGCTGTCGGACGCGGCCAAGGAGCCGTTCATCATGTACCCGGCCGACAAGGTGCCGGGCCTGTCGGCGTTGGCGATGCTGCGCTGCCAGTTCTCCGGCTTTGTGCCGCATGTGGCGCAGGAGGCCATGCAGGTGCAGACCATCATGAGCTTGGTCGCCTCGGGTCTGGGCGTGGGGCTGGTCGCCAGTGTGGCGCGGCTGATGATGCCCAAGGGCATCAAGTGCCTGCCACTCACCGACAACCCACCCGGCTTTCACGTGGGCATTGCGCTCGCGCTGCTGCCGGGCGGTGGCAATCGCACGGTGGAGAAGTTCACCGAGCACGCGCTGCGCTTTTCCAGCGTGCCGCGCGAAGACCGGACGAATCCGGATCGCCCGGTCTGAGCAACCGTGCTCAGCGCGTCATTTCCTTCACGCTGGTGATCGCGTAACGCTTCTTGTCGAGTTGCTCGCCGGGGTTCTCGATGCCGTATTCGGGCCAGCTTGCCAAGTCTTCGTTGAGCACGATGCCACGCGCTTCGTCATGCCATTCCCAGTCGGTTGCTTCCTGCGGAATCGGTTCGCCCTGTGGCACGACGAGATGGGAGAACTTGCCGTTGGCTTCGGCGCGGCGGAAAACATCTACGAGCATGGGTGCATCCTTGAAAGTGCTGAAAATTTGAGCAATGTCCGCTTCACTCTAACCCCCGCTCGCCATCGGTTCTGTAGGAGAAGGTCGGCAAGCCCAGCATCCCGCCTTGACTCAAGGCAATGCGATGTCTTGTCATGCGTCACACAATGCAAGCGCGTTTTGTGTTTTCCAAAGATGCCCTCATGACCTCGACCGACCTGCTCTGCGCCCCCGCCACCCAAGCCACCGCAACCGACTGCGACGTGCTGATCGTGGGCGGCGGGCCGGCGGGGCTGTCGCTGTCGATTGCGCTGTCGCAGGCCGGCTTTTCCAGCATCGTGCTGGAGCAGCAAAGTGCCAGCACGCTGGCCGCGCCACCCGAAGACGGACGCGAGATCGCCCTCACCCATCCAAGCGTGGAACTGCTCAAGACGATGGGATCATGGGCCGAACTCGCCACCCACGAAATCGGCCGCATCCGCGAGGCCCATGTGCACGACGGCCCGGTGCGCGGCACAGCGAGCATGAGCCTCGATGCGCTGGGCAGCGGCGAGGAACACCTCGGCTGGATCGTGCCCAACCACGCGCTGCGCCGCTCGGCCTGGGCCGTCGCCTCGCAAAGCCCGCGCGTGCAGATGCTCGACAACGCCAAGGTGCTGGGCGTGAGCACATCGAAGCACTGCGCCACGGTCGAATACCAGCGCGCCGATCAGCCCAAGGCCACGCTGCGCGCACCGTTGGTGGTGGCTGCCGACAGCCGCTTTTCCGCCACGCGCCGCCAGCTTGGCGTGGGCGCGCAGATGACCGACTTTGGCCGCACCGTCATCGTCTGCCGCATGCGGCACGAGCGGCCACACGACGACATCGCCCACGAATGCTTTGGCTACGAGCGCACGCTGGCTGTGCTGCCGCTGCAGGACGATCCGCTCACCGGCGCGCACCTGTGCTCCGCCGTGGTGACCGCCGACAGCGCCGAGGCGCTGGAGCTCATGAGCCTGTCGCCTGAAGCCTTCACCGCCAAGGTGCAATCGCAGTTCGATGGCCGTCTGGGTGCCATGCAACTGGTGGGCGAGCGCCATGCCTATCCGCTCGTCGCCGTGTACGCGCACCGCTTTGCCGGACACCGTTTTGCGCTGCTCGGCGACGCCGCCGTCGGCATGCATCCCGTCACCGCGCATGGCTACAACCTCGGTCTTGCCAGCGTGCGCGAGCTGAGCGAAGCGCTGCAACGCGCCCGCAAGTTGAAACAGGACATCGGCCACCCCGCTCACCTGCAGCGTTTTGCCCAGACCCACCACCGCCACGCCTGGCCGATCTTTCAGGGCACGAACACCGTCGTGCGCCTGTTCACCAATGCCAAGCCGTTGCCGCGCCTGTTGCGCCAACTGGTGCTCAAAGGTGCGAATGTGCTGCCGCCGGTGAAGGCCGCCATCGTCCAGCAACTCACCGGGCGCGGTCTGTTCGCCATCGGCGCGGGCGGGTTGACGAGCCACGGCAACACCGCGCGCACCCACCTCACCAACCGCTGAAAGCGCGCGCTCACACTCCCGAAACGGGAAATTTCCTCTTCATTGTTTCTATTTTCGCAACGATCAGTTGTCCGGGCGGTGGTTTTTCTCGGTTTGTGATCGGAATACAGTTCATCCATCGATTCGACAAACACGAACGACAGATCGATGGAGCGAGAAAAGGCAGTCACCAACCTGGACGCCGGGCTCCATGCAAAACCCATCAGGTTGAAGCCAAGAAAAGGAAAGAACATCATGAAGAACGTCATCCGCTCCGCCGCCGTAGTCGCCCTGATGAGCCTGGGTGCAGTCGCCGCCCAAGCACAGGTGCAAAGCGCAGAAGCCGGTTTCGCCCCTGAAATCGCCAGCGCACAAAGCACCCTGTCGCGCCAACAAGTCAGCAACGACTTCGTGCAAGCCCGTCAGGCGGGCAAGCTGCAACTGGCCGGTGGCAACACCTTCAAGCCAGTCAACGACATCAAGTCCCCATCGCAAGTGAGTCGCGCTGACGTGAAGGCTCAGGCCATCGCCGCCAACCAGCACGGCCACCTGCTGTCGCAAGAAGGCTCGGTGCAATAAGCGACCGGCATTGGGCACCCGCCCTCTCCTTCTGTTGAAAAGCCCAAGCGGGCGAGGCCTTCGGGTCTCGCCCGCTTCTGCTTTGGGGGCTTGCGTCATGGTCGCGTCACACACGCTACCTAGCATGCGCTGGAATTCGTCCACCCAAAATCCAGTCACCATGCAGATGTCCAACCGAATCCTGAGCGTTCTCACCCTCAGCGCCGCGCTCTTCCTGCCCAACGCCCACGCAGCCGAAGAAGGCGTGCTCGACATCTACATCGTGCGCCACGGCCAGACCCACTGGAATCTGGAAAAGAAACTGCAAGGCTCCACCGACAACGCGCTCAACGAAACCGGCACCAAGCAGGCCAAGGACCTCGGCGACAAGCTCGCCGGCGTGAAGTTCGACCAGATCTACAGCAGCGGCCTGAAGCGCGCCAAGGACACCGCCGCCGCCTTCGCTGGCAGCACCAAGGTCACGCCGTTGCCCGAACTCAACGAGCGCTCGTTCGGCAAGTTCGAAGGCATCTACGAAGACGACCGCAGCGCCGTCGAATTTGCCGAATTCGGCAAGCGCGTCACCGTGCTCGACGACAGCCTCGACGGCGGCGAATCGCTGCAATCCCAGGCCAACCGCGTCAAGACCGCCGTCGCCACCATCCGCCAGCAACACAAGCAAGGCAACATCGCCATCGTCGCCCACGGCGGCGTGAACCCGCTGGTGCTCTCGGCCTTGCTCGACATCCCCGTCGCCGAAGCCGTCTCGCGCATCAAGCAAGGCAACGACGAGGTCTACCTGGTGCGCGTGCGCGAAGGCCAGGCCCCCAGCGTATGGAAGCAGGTGGTGCGCGGAACGCTGGAGCAGCTCTGAGAGCTCTGAGCCAGCACGCATGACAAGCCCCTGACAGGGCACACCAAGGGCGCAGCGGGGATAATTCCGCTCCGCCCTTTGTTTTTTCGGCGGATTTTCCAGACTTCCAAGCCCGCCGCCATGCCAGCCAACACTCAGCGTGTGCTGTCCATCATCCCCCCGATGACGCAGCTGAACACGCCCTATCCGTCCACCGCCTACCTCACGGGTTTCCTGCGCTCGCGCGGGGTCGATGCTGTGCAGGAAGATCTGGCGTTGGCGCTGGTGCTGCGTCTGCTCTCCAAGCCGGGCCTGCAGGAAGTCGCCGAGCGGATCGCGAAAATTCCGACCAAGCTGCACAGCCCCGCCGTGCAGTTCTTCGTCGAGCATCAGGACCGTTTTCTCGCCACGATCACGCCCGTGATGGCGTTTTTGCAAGGGCGCGACACCACGCTTGCGCATCGCATCGCAAGCCGCACCTATCTGCCCGAAGGCCCGCGTTTCGCCTCGCTCGACGTGTATGTCGATGAGGAAGGTGGCGATCCGCTGGGCTGGGCCTTCGGCGCGCTGGGCCTCACCGATCGCGCCAAGCATCTGGCCACGCTGTATCTCAACGATCTGGCCGATGTGCTGCGCGATGCCGTCGATGAGCGCTTTGAATTCGTGCGCTATGCCGAATCGCTCGCGGCGAGTCAGCCGAGTTTCGATCCGCTCGCCGACGCGCTGGCGGCTGCGCCGTCGCTGGTGGATGACCTGCTCGCGCAACTCACCATCAAGGCATTGGAAACGCATCAGCCCGATGTGGTGCTGCTGTCCGTGCCCTTCCCCGGTTCGGTCTATGCGGCGTTCCGCATCGCGCAGACGATCAAGCGCTTTCGCCCGCAGATCAAGACCATTCTCGGTGGTGGCTTTGTGAACACCGAACTGCGCGAACTCGCCGAGCCGCGCGTGTTCGACTA
This genomic stretch from Diaphorobacter sp. HDW4B harbors:
- a CDS encoding LysR family transcriptional regulator — translated: MNLRQLRQFVTLAETGNFHRAAEQLHMAQPPLSVSIRKLEEELGSPLFERTSSGVLLTAAGEAMLCDARTTLLHAERCRHAVQDTRSGDGGLVRLGIIGSATYALLPELIPSLRARYPKIELELSEATSSEILEGLVTRRFDAGLLRYPVLNPSGFEILPLDRDDFVLAVSEKSPLAERDAIALSDAAKEPFIMYPADKVPGLSALAMLRCQFSGFVPHVAQEAMQVQTIMSLVASGLGVGLVASVARLMMPKGIKCLPLTDNPPGFHVGIALALLPGGGNRTVEKFTEHALRFSSVPREDRTNPDRPV
- a CDS encoding CaiB/BaiF CoA-transferase family protein: MSTNSSNHGALKHVKVLDLSRVLAGPWAAQTLGDLGAEIIKIERPDIGDDTRAWGPPFVQDKDGQRTRESAYYMCANRNKQSVAVDITQPEGPQIVRDLAAQCDVLVENFKTGGLAQYGLDYETLSALNPRLVYCSITGFGHSGPYAHRAGYDFLIQGMGGLMSITGKPDGEPGGGPVKVGVALTDILTGLYASTAILAALQAREHTGRGQHIDLALLDVQVACLANQGMNYLYSGNLPQRMGNAHPNTVPYQDFPTADGHMILAIGNDGQFARFCNAAGVAEWAQDARFQTNSARLANRVELIERIRQITVSQTTKDWVALLEQHAVPCGPINTVRDVFDDPQVRARGMQLSMEHAKAGDVPIVASPIRLSDTPVSYRTSPPELGAHTDDVLARHLQMTEAQITALKDKGVLA
- a CDS encoding acyl-CoA dehydrogenase family protein produces the protein MSSNSSLGSLSLTRIPAADEALRSEVRAFLAEATRDMPAHIRARSWGGYNGEFSHKLGAKGWLGVTLPKEYGGGGRSAFTRYVLVEEFLNFGAPVGSHWIADRQSAPLILKYGTEAQKQFYIPKVCKGEAFFCIGMSEPNSGSDLASVRTKAVPNEKGFLLNGQKIWTTNAHHCQYMIALVRTSGTSEDRHKGLSQVIVDLSLPGVTVRPIQDLSGDSHFCEVFFENVQLGSDALIGAEGQGWEQVTAELAFERSGPERLFSSIVLFDQWLDYVRTPQGRSPSAQQLAGRVLTELAPLRAMSVSVQEKLTRGESPIVEAALVKELGTTLEQFIPAAIAEDLFSRDAEDVPVELLMTLKYVTEASPSFSLRGGTRDILRGMIARGLGLR
- a CDS encoding DUF6139 family protein; amino-acid sequence: MLVDVFRRAEANGKFSHLVVPQGEPIPQEATDWEWHDEARGIVLNEDLASWPEYGIENPGEQLDKKRYAITSVKEMTR
- the ubiM gene encoding 5-demethoxyubiquinol-8 5-hydroxylase UbiM — encoded protein: MTSTDLLCAPATQATATDCDVLIVGGGPAGLSLSIALSQAGFSSIVLEQQSASTLAAPPEDGREIALTHPSVELLKTMGSWAELATHEIGRIREAHVHDGPVRGTASMSLDALGSGEEHLGWIVPNHALRRSAWAVASQSPRVQMLDNAKVLGVSTSKHCATVEYQRADQPKATLRAPLVVAADSRFSATRRQLGVGAQMTDFGRTVIVCRMRHERPHDDIAHECFGYERTLAVLPLQDDPLTGAHLCSAVVTADSAEALELMSLSPEAFTAKVQSQFDGRLGAMQLVGERHAYPLVAVYAHRFAGHRFALLGDAAVGMHPVTAHGYNLGLASVRELSEALQRARKLKQDIGHPAHLQRFAQTHHRHAWPIFQGTNTVVRLFTNAKPLPRLLRQLVLKGANVLPPVKAAIVQQLTGRGLFAIGAGGLTSHGNTARTHLTNR
- a CDS encoding tripartite tricarboxylate transporter substrate binding protein; translated protein: MPLKTRRSALRTLAAANLLALSAVGAPFAHADSFPSKTIKFVVPFGPGSGTDTSARYFAKKLQDLTGQAVVVENKPGANGFMAVKQVLSAPADGYTVFIGSNSTLAVNAALFKQLPYDPVADFSPLTMMMRSPAMLAVAPSAPYQDLKGLLAYAKANPGKVNFGAGSAGYQLMGELLNDVAKVQTVHVPFKGAGETTTAVASGTVDFTFAEVTAVQELAKGGRVKVFAVASDKRVGTSPDVPTFTEAGLPGFEAYTWVGAMVSAKTPAAETAKLAELLTQISRMDETRAFYERIGAIPMTGGPQQMREFQKNEIALWKRIVVQAKVPLQ